The following coding sequences are from one Paenibacillus sp. JDR-2 window:
- a CDS encoding class I SAM-dependent methyltransferase: MINQGTQAWNPGSYDTQLGFVSKLGKGILDWLDPQPGEHILDLGCGTGDLAVEIAGSGAKVTGMDQSEAMIVSARSKYPDTPFIVGDGEQFSFEAPFDAIFSNAALHWMKNARGVIESVRDSLKSGGRFVAEFGGKGNVDVFVQAFYEVMPRYGVQPAERNPWYFPSIGEYTSMLEQYGFEVRIAEHFDRPTPLPEGEKGVMHWLDGFGDAFFKGLSDADRQSAKQEVYEAAKQKLKVVSGVYQADYRRIRISAVKL, from the coding sequence ATGATTAATCAAGGCACGCAGGCATGGAATCCCGGATCGTACGATACGCAGCTCGGATTCGTATCAAAGCTTGGCAAAGGCATTCTGGATTGGCTGGATCCGCAGCCAGGAGAGCATATTCTGGATTTGGGCTGCGGTACGGGTGATCTAGCCGTTGAAATCGCCGGTTCGGGCGCGAAAGTAACCGGTATGGATCAGTCTGAAGCCATGATTGTATCCGCAAGAAGCAAATATCCCGATACTCCCTTCATCGTTGGCGATGGTGAGCAGTTCAGTTTCGAAGCTCCATTTGACGCCATCTTCTCGAATGCGGCCCTGCACTGGATGAAAAATGCCCGCGGGGTTATCGAATCCGTTCGGGATTCCTTAAAAAGCGGAGGAAGGTTTGTTGCTGAATTTGGCGGCAAGGGCAATGTAGATGTTTTTGTCCAGGCCTTTTATGAGGTGATGCCCCGATACGGCGTTCAGCCGGCTGAACGGAATCCATGGTACTTCCCTTCGATTGGCGAATATACAAGCATGCTCGAGCAATATGGATTCGAGGTAAGGATCGCCGAGCATTTCGACCGCCCTACTCCTTTGCCGGAAGGTGAAAAAGGAGTTATGCATTGGCTGGACGGATTCGGGGATGCTTTCTTTAAAGGGCTCAGCGACGCCGATAGACAGTCCGCCAAGCAGGAGGTATACGAAGCGGCCAAACAGAAGCTGAAGGTCGTAAGTGGCGTCTATCAAGCCGATTACAGACGTATACGTATCTCTGCCGTAAAGTTATGA
- the cax gene encoding calcium/proton exchanger, translating into MRQKLFFGGLIVMFLLSAIGHFAHWDMTLQFIVSAIAVVFVAGFLGKATESVAHYAGQRLGGFLNATFGNAAELIIAIFLVKEGLFDTVKASITGSIIGNLLLVLGLSLLAGGIKFKQQFFNNQLAEHNATLMIMAVIGLFVPAVFVGAEHFTLNKDHFLSITVACILIVSYLLWLVFSMITHKDVLADNVMNADHGEEPMWSKGVSVIMLIVATVMVAFVSEWLVHTLDSFTEKFGLSQLFVGAFVIAIIGNAAEHSAAVMLALKNKIGAAVEIAIGSSLQIALFVAPVLILISAFMGNTMDIIFTPIELTAIGVSVFIAKSVSRDGTTNWYEGFLLLMVYVILGVAFYLV; encoded by the coding sequence GTGAGACAGAAACTGTTTTTCGGCGGATTAATAGTTATGTTCCTCTTAAGCGCAATCGGGCATTTCGCCCATTGGGACATGACGCTTCAATTTATCGTTTCCGCTATCGCCGTCGTTTTTGTAGCGGGCTTTCTCGGCAAAGCGACGGAAAGTGTTGCCCATTACGCCGGACAAAGGCTTGGCGGGTTTCTTAATGCCACGTTTGGTAACGCGGCAGAGCTGATCATCGCGATCTTCCTCGTTAAAGAAGGCTTGTTTGATACCGTTAAAGCGAGTATTACCGGTTCCATTATTGGCAACCTGCTGCTCGTCCTTGGACTTAGTCTTCTTGCGGGCGGCATTAAATTCAAACAGCAATTTTTCAATAATCAATTGGCCGAGCATAACGCAACGCTGATGATTATGGCTGTTATCGGTTTGTTTGTACCGGCTGTCTTTGTAGGCGCAGAGCATTTCACGCTTAATAAGGACCATTTCCTCAGCATCACGGTTGCCTGTATTCTGATCGTATCGTACCTGCTGTGGCTTGTGTTCTCGATGATTACCCATAAAGATGTTCTTGCGGATAACGTAATGAATGCCGATCACGGCGAGGAACCGATGTGGTCGAAAGGCGTATCCGTTATTATGCTGATTGTTGCCACTGTTATGGTGGCATTCGTCAGCGAATGGCTTGTGCATACTCTCGACAGCTTTACCGAGAAATTTGGCCTGTCCCAGCTGTTTGTCGGTGCATTCGTTATTGCGATCATCGGTAATGCAGCCGAACATAGTGCTGCGGTTATGCTGGCACTCAAGAACAAAATCGGCGCAGCAGTCGAAATCGCCATCGGCAGCAGCTTGCAGATCGCTTTGTTCGTCGCTCCGGTGCTGATTCTGATTAGTGCATTTATGGGCAATACAATGGATATTATCTTCACGCCAATCGAATTAACCGCCATCGGCGTTTCGGTCTTTATAGCGAAGTCCGTTTCCCGAGACGGTACAACCAACTGGTATGAAGGGTTCCTGCTGCTTATGGTTTATGTCATACTAGGCGTTGCCTTCTATCTAGTTTGA
- a CDS encoding HPr family phosphocarrier protein, giving the protein MSNNAAIVEISQAASQFRSSIVLQADNKYIDVKSILGLFTTLVGGHAYELHVHGPDAEEAKAKMAEIFAKHNLNVSVISE; this is encoded by the coding sequence ATGTCCAACAATGCAGCTATCGTAGAAATTTCTCAAGCGGCTAGCCAATTCCGCTCTTCAATCGTTCTGCAAGCCGACAACAAATATATCGATGTTAAGAGCATTCTTGGACTGTTTACGACATTGGTAGGCGGCCACGCTTACGAGCTTCATGTTCATGGTCCTGATGCTGAAGAAGCAAAAGCAAAAATGGCAGAGATTTTCGCAAAACATAACTTGAATGTATCTGTAATTAGCGAATAA
- the rpsD gene encoding 30S ribosomal protein S4 yields the protein MSRYTGPKFKLSRRLGISLSGTGKELKRPFPPGQHGPNQRKKLSGYGVQLQEKQKLRHMYGLNEKQFRNLFDKAAKLKGISGENFMVLLESRLDNLVFRLGFANSRAGARQLVSHGHVTVNGKKVDIASYTVSTGDVIGLRERSRGLKSIKEAIEGRHHLPNYIEFNDAAVEGKYVRLPERAELSQEIDEKQIVEFYSR from the coding sequence ATGTCACGTTATACAGGTCCTAAATTTAAATTAAGCCGCCGTCTTGGTATTTCCCTGAGCGGTACTGGCAAAGAATTGAAACGTCCATTCCCTCCAGGCCAACACGGTCCTAACCAACGCAAAAAGCTTAGCGGTTATGGCGTTCAATTGCAAGAAAAACAAAAACTGCGTCACATGTACGGCTTGAACGAGAAGCAATTCCGCAACTTGTTCGACAAAGCGGCTAAACTGAAAGGTATCTCCGGTGAAAACTTCATGGTCCTTCTCGAAAGCCGCCTGGACAACCTCGTGTTCCGTCTTGGTTTCGCTAACTCCCGTGCAGGCGCACGTCAGTTGGTATCCCACGGTCACGTAACAGTTAACGGTAAAAAAGTCGACATCGCTTCCTACACAGTATCGACTGGCGACGTAATCGGTCTGCGCGAGCGCAGCCGTGGTCTGAAATCGATCAAAGAAGCGATCGAAGGCCGTCACCACCTGCCGAACTACATTGAATTCAACGATGCAGCTGTTGAAGGCAAATACGTTCGTCTTCCAGAACGCGCTGAGCTTTCCCAAGAGATCGACGAGAAACAAATCGTCGAGTTCTACAGCCGTTAA
- a CDS encoding YlaN family protein: MSSPEVTLQLHEKALRLLTEDASKIEKLIEVQMENLTTRQCPLYEEVLDTQMYGFSREIDFAVRAGLIAEQSGKEMLSRLERNLAQLYEALNNKE, from the coding sequence ATGTCTTCACCGGAAGTCACGCTTCAATTGCATGAGAAAGCGCTTCGTCTCCTAACGGAAGATGCGAGTAAAATAGAAAAACTTATCGAAGTTCAGATGGAGAACTTGACGACCCGTCAATGTCCGCTGTACGAGGAAGTTTTGGACACGCAAATGTATGGATTCTCTCGGGAGATTGACTTTGCTGTGCGCGCGGGATTAATTGCCGAGCAGAGCGGAAAAGAAATGTTAAGCCGATTGGAACGCAACTTGGCACAGTTGTATGAAGCGTTAAATAATAAAGAGTAG
- a CDS encoding aminopeptidase, protein MRDARLQKLAANLAGYSIDVQPGDNVLIDLIGLELELGKCLIEEVTKRGGRPFVELSDRSVLRTMLTHATKEQIELWAKHDLERMEKMQGYIGVRSGSNVNELSDVPKEKMRLYEQLYTHPVHMEERVKRTKWVVLRYPTPSMAQLANMSTEAFEDFYFDVCNLDYAKMDRAQDPLQALMSRTDKVRIVSPGTDLTFSIKGIGAKKCSGQRNIPDGEVFSAPVRDSVNGVITYNSPSVYSGTTFQNISFTFENGKIVNATSNDTKKLNEILDSDEGARYVGEFAIGFNPYILHPMNDILFDEKIAGSLHFTPGQAYEETDNGNRSSIHWDLVLIQRPEYGGGEIYFDDVLIRKDGVFVLPELEGLNSENLK, encoded by the coding sequence ATGCGTGATGCAAGATTACAGAAGCTGGCGGCCAACCTTGCCGGCTACTCAATTGACGTACAACCCGGCGATAATGTCCTTATCGATTTGATTGGCCTTGAGCTGGAGCTGGGCAAATGCCTGATTGAAGAAGTAACAAAGCGCGGCGGAAGACCGTTTGTGGAGCTTAGCGACCGCTCTGTCCTGCGGACGATGCTGACGCATGCAACCAAGGAGCAAATTGAGCTTTGGGCGAAGCATGACCTTGAGCGCATGGAGAAAATGCAAGGATACATCGGCGTGCGATCGGGCTCGAACGTAAACGAACTGTCTGATGTGCCAAAGGAAAAAATGCGTTTATACGAGCAATTATACACCCATCCCGTACATATGGAGGAGCGCGTTAAGCGGACGAAGTGGGTTGTTCTCCGTTACCCGACTCCATCGATGGCGCAGCTGGCTAACATGAGCACAGAAGCGTTCGAGGATTTCTATTTCGATGTATGCAACCTGGATTACGCAAAAATGGACCGAGCGCAGGATCCGCTTCAGGCATTGATGTCCCGTACGGACAAAGTGCGGATCGTTTCGCCGGGTACGGACTTAACGTTCTCCATTAAAGGAATCGGTGCGAAAAAATGCTCCGGCCAGCGCAATATTCCTGACGGCGAAGTATTCTCCGCGCCAGTCCGGGATTCGGTTAACGGCGTAATTACGTACAATTCGCCAAGCGTCTATTCCGGAACAACGTTCCAGAATATCTCGTTTACTTTCGAGAACGGCAAGATCGTTAACGCTACCAGCAATGATACGAAGAAATTGAATGAGATTCTGGACAGCGATGAAGGCGCGCGTTACGTCGGCGAATTCGCAATCGGCTTTAATCCGTATATTTTACATCCGATGAATGATATTTTGTTCGACGAGAAGATTGCAGGGAGCCTTCACTTTACGCCGGGTCAGGCGTATGAGGAGACGGATAACGGCAACCGTTCTTCCATTCATTGGGATTTAGTATTGATTCAACGCCCTGAATACGGCGGCGGAGAGATTTATTTCGATGATGTATTAATCCGCAAAGACGGCGTTTTTGTGCTGCCTGAACTGGAAGGATTAAATTCCGAAAATTTGAAATAA
- the ftsW gene encoding putative lipid II flippase FtsW has protein sequence MKKTQQNGSRGRPDFLLLILTLLLVGFGLVMVFSASSNITLTSAKFHNDALYFTKRQLIWAVLGIFAMLFLMNLPYQIFKKGFIFLFIPVIVMLMIVPTIGSLNGASSWFRIGTMGIQPTEMAKLAMILYIGALITKKGEKFRDFKKGLLPVLIIVGFICFLIMMQPDLGSCLVLASCAGIMIIAGGANLKQVAVSGGIIGIFAVLFAAIGMATNPDGWAYRIARFTAYSDPLADQQGSGFQLVSSLQALGHGGLTGAGFGESVQKLHYLDYPYNDFIFSVIAEELGFIGSSLFLLFYLLFLWRALIVALRCPDHYGTIVGVGIVGLFGIQAFVNVGGVTGAIPLTGVTLPFVSYGGSSLLVCLMCIGVLLSISREANKQDKPERAKRHHH, from the coding sequence ATGAAGAAGACACAGCAGAATGGCAGTCGTGGCAGACCGGACTTTCTGCTCCTTATTTTAACGCTGCTGCTAGTTGGATTTGGACTGGTCATGGTGTTCAGCGCAAGCTCGAACATTACTCTGACTTCAGCGAAATTCCACAATGATGCGTTATATTTTACTAAGCGGCAGCTCATTTGGGCGGTTCTCGGCATCTTTGCAATGCTTTTCCTGATGAATCTCCCTTACCAGATTTTTAAAAAGGGATTTATCTTCCTATTCATTCCGGTCATAGTCATGCTGATGATTGTACCAACCATTGGCTCGCTAAACGGTGCGAGCAGCTGGTTCCGAATCGGAACCATGGGAATTCAGCCGACGGAGATGGCCAAGCTTGCCATGATCCTCTATATAGGGGCTCTTATTACCAAGAAGGGCGAAAAGTTCCGGGACTTCAAAAAAGGCCTGCTTCCGGTATTAATCATCGTAGGCTTTATTTGCTTCCTTATTATGATGCAGCCGGATTTGGGCTCCTGTCTCGTTCTTGCTTCTTGTGCGGGGATCATGATCATTGCAGGCGGCGCTAATCTAAAGCAGGTTGCCGTTTCAGGTGGCATAATCGGCATCTTCGCCGTCCTTTTCGCAGCGATCGGCATGGCCACAAATCCCGATGGTTGGGCTTACCGGATTGCCCGGTTTACAGCCTATTCCGATCCACTGGCGGATCAACAAGGCTCGGGATTCCAATTGGTATCCTCCTTGCAGGCGCTTGGACACGGAGGCTTGACGGGAGCTGGCTTTGGGGAAAGCGTGCAAAAGCTGCATTACTTGGACTACCCTTATAATGACTTTATCTTTTCTGTCATTGCCGAGGAGCTGGGATTTATCGGATCAAGCCTGTTCCTCTTGTTTTACTTGCTCTTTCTCTGGCGGGCGCTTATCGTTGCTCTTCGCTGCCCCGATCACTATGGAACTATTGTTGGAGTCGGGATTGTTGGCTTGTTCGGAATCCAGGCCTTCGTTAATGTCGGCGGCGTAACCGGCGCTATACCGCTTACCGGCGTAACGCTGCCCTTCGTCAGCTACGGGGGATCCTCCCTGCTGGTCTGTCTGATGTGTATCGGAGTGCTTCTAAGCATTTCGCGGGAAGCCAATAAGCAGGACAAGCCGGAACGCGCGAAACGTCATCATCATTAA
- a CDS encoding Asp23/Gls24 family envelope stress response protein, whose amino-acid sequence MNEDLQTGIIRISDDVVATIAGLAALETPGIAGMSGGISEGLAKRLSGKNVQKGVSVEVGQLEAAIDLRVIVHYGIPIQEVCRQLQLNVRESVENMTGLNVVEVNVKVEGVAFKEEETSEEPQQRLK is encoded by the coding sequence ATGAACGAGGACCTTCAAACAGGCATTATCCGTATTTCAGACGATGTAGTGGCAACGATTGCAGGACTCGCTGCGCTTGAGACTCCAGGCATTGCCGGAATGTCAGGCGGGATCTCCGAAGGACTGGCGAAGCGCCTTAGCGGTAAAAACGTACAAAAAGGCGTATCCGTCGAAGTTGGCCAGCTGGAAGCGGCCATCGATCTTCGCGTTATCGTTCATTACGGCATTCCGATTCAGGAAGTCTGCAGACAGCTGCAGCTGAACGTAAGAGAATCGGTTGAGAATATGACCGGTCTTAATGTTGTTGAAGTTAATGTAAAAGTAGAAGGCGTTGCCTTTAAAGAAGAGGAAACGTCCGAAGAACCGCAGCAGCGTCTGAAATAA
- a CDS encoding flotillin family protein: MPEYLVIPSIVVAVFVILGIAFWARYRTVSPDEAMIVTGSFLGSRNVSTDETGRKIKIVRGGGAFILPIFQKAEFLSLLSHKLDVSTPEVYTEQGVPVMADGVAIIKIGGIVEDVATAAEQFMGKPTEALKSEAQEVLEGHLRAILGTMTVEEVYRNRDKFAQEVQGVAAKDLKKMGLQIVSFTIKDLRDKHGYLDALGKPRIAAVKRDADIAEAEAVRDSRIKKALAEEEGQKAELVRDTNIAEAAKEKELKVASFKREQDMAKAEADQAYSIQEARAKQSVVEEQMKVELVRKEREIDLEAKEILRREKQYDAEVKKKAEADRYAVEQAAEADKTKKLREADAVQYRIESEAKALAEQKRLDGLAIADAERAKGTAEAEVIRLRGLAEAEAKEKLAQAFESFGEAAVLDIIVKMLPELAGKVAEPIKGIDKLTVVDTGHGEGAARLSNYVTGLMATAPEMLKNVSGIDVNSLMKNLTSRVSGTLTPPAAAAAEAPVQIPQPAEPVEKKE, translated from the coding sequence ATGCCAGAGTATCTTGTTATTCCTTCTATTGTAGTTGCCGTATTCGTTATCCTCGGTATTGCCTTTTGGGCGCGCTACCGTACCGTAAGCCCGGACGAAGCGATGATCGTAACGGGTTCTTTCTTAGGAAGCCGGAACGTAAGCACGGATGAAACCGGCCGTAAAATTAAAATCGTCCGCGGCGGAGGCGCCTTTATTCTTCCGATCTTCCAAAAGGCGGAGTTTCTATCGCTGCTCTCCCACAAACTGGACGTTTCTACTCCGGAAGTATATACGGAACAAGGCGTACCTGTTATGGCGGATGGTGTCGCAATTATCAAAATCGGCGGTATCGTTGAGGATGTGGCGACAGCAGCCGAGCAGTTCATGGGTAAACCAACCGAAGCGCTGAAGAGCGAAGCGCAAGAAGTGCTGGAAGGTCATCTCCGGGCTATCCTCGGTACGATGACGGTAGAAGAGGTTTACCGGAACCGCGACAAATTCGCGCAAGAGGTGCAGGGCGTCGCAGCTAAGGATTTGAAAAAGATGGGCTTGCAGATCGTTTCCTTCACCATCAAGGATTTGCGTGATAAGCACGGATATCTGGATGCCCTTGGTAAACCGCGTATTGCTGCCGTAAAACGCGATGCGGATATTGCGGAAGCTGAAGCGGTCAGAGATTCCAGGATTAAGAAGGCGCTTGCCGAAGAAGAAGGACAGAAGGCCGAGCTTGTGCGCGATACAAATATCGCCGAGGCTGCTAAAGAGAAAGAACTGAAGGTAGCTTCCTTCAAACGCGAGCAGGATATGGCGAAAGCGGAAGCGGATCAGGCCTACTCGATTCAGGAAGCGCGCGCCAAGCAAAGCGTAGTTGAAGAGCAGATGAAGGTTGAGCTCGTCCGGAAGGAACGCGAGATTGATCTGGAAGCGAAAGAAATTCTGCGCCGCGAGAAGCAGTATGATGCGGAAGTGAAGAAAAAAGCCGAAGCCGACCGTTATGCGGTTGAACAAGCGGCCGAAGCGGACAAAACCAAAAAGCTCCGCGAAGCGGATGCCGTGCAATACCGCATTGAATCGGAGGCGAAGGCGCTTGCTGAGCAGAAGCGTCTGGACGGTCTTGCGATCGCCGATGCAGAGCGTGCGAAAGGTACGGCCGAAGCCGAGGTCATCCGTCTGCGCGGTCTTGCCGAGGCGGAAGCGAAGGAAAAGCTTGCTCAAGCGTTCGAAAGCTTTGGCGAAGCTGCGGTTCTCGATATCATCGTGAAAATGCTGCCTGAGCTTGCCGGCAAAGTCGCAGAGCCGATTAAAGGCATCGACAAGCTGACGGTTGTAGATACCGGTCATGGCGAAGGGGCGGCCCGCTTAAGCAATTACGTAACCGGCTTAATGGCGACAGCACCGGAAATGCTGAAAAATGTATCCGGTATTGATGTCAACTCCCTTATGAAAAACCTAACGTCCCGGGTATCCGGTACTTTAACTCCGCCAGCGGCGGCAGCTGCCGAGGCACCTGTGCAGATCCCGCAGCCTGCTGAGCCTGTGGAGAAAAAAGAATAA
- a CDS encoding YugN family protein, which produces MIIENSGLNGLQSDLAHLDESAEQLGFVRWQWEYYRATYDLKLEDQATNSEYFLRVNTRAVEGKLENPNAVLAIEHVYIGKTTFPHGLEYESPVPQPIMAIANQRLEKLKQLLA; this is translated from the coding sequence ATGATTATTGAAAACTCGGGTCTTAACGGCCTTCAAAGCGATCTGGCTCATCTGGACGAGTCTGCCGAGCAGCTTGGCTTTGTACGTTGGCAGTGGGAATACTATCGCGCTACTTACGATCTGAAGCTGGAAGATCAGGCAACAAACTCGGAATACTTCCTGCGCGTCAACACTCGCGCTGTTGAAGGCAAGCTCGAAAATCCTAATGCCGTTCTTGCAATTGAACACGTATACATCGGAAAAACTACATTCCCTCATGGACTTGAATACGAATCTCCGGTTCCGCAGCCAATTATGGCCATTGCAAATCAACGCCTCGAGAAGCTGAAACAGCTGCTTGCCTAA
- a CDS encoding diguanylate cyclase: MADLYNNPQALDEAAAAAHRIEEDMRTIWFENEDIQAADEPYLLPLLQESFACWREDSDEQAMPLNGQFVLFDLNGNVIGSAGTLEINRQTEIFAAARQAAAVTMTSSEAAAADEQVSEVVAVPLLTRSDRRPFCVLVYATDFLDGAQAKSIAQLSALHFRTCFYRKFEQLFIKDLLLQQKRTDKEASRRDALFLAAKRLYDQFDVTSVLSEMLSSLEQLYPNSVAQLYLSQDHVNGDSRVKPLVFKNAAHDLVAKSFLDGKLVTEQDRDGTKRLAVPMTGKQAAYGVLCLTVNASSWDDADLPAFVLLADTAGTAFENAKLYEQSNLLINELRLINELTKRLNQSLKLKEIFKFASSELLSVFDADYCCVLQLNKEKNQFVVMASNIPAMSSEHFSPEYGFCGIVHRTKEPLIISDYWHTRVVNSKLMDNTGARSLIATPILVDSEVVGVIMVAHKSANFFSYDNYKLLQVMSTHIGLAITNASLHAEVRRMVITDNLTGLHARHYLNEQIQSRQRKDPLGALILVDIDHFKQINDTFGHQVGDQILVQVSSIIRSSIRQGDIAARWGGEELAVYLPGIRSEQAYRIAERIRTHVEAETQPVVTVSCGVSEWTFENEKISVESLFYRADMALYEAKNNGRNRIYIGQAN, encoded by the coding sequence ATGGCGGATCTATATAATAATCCACAGGCGTTAGATGAAGCTGCCGCGGCAGCTCATCGGATTGAAGAGGATATGCGAACAATATGGTTTGAGAATGAAGATATTCAAGCTGCGGATGAACCTTACTTGCTGCCATTGCTGCAGGAGAGCTTTGCATGCTGGCGCGAGGATTCCGATGAACAAGCTATGCCGTTAAATGGGCAGTTTGTATTATTTGATTTGAATGGCAATGTAATTGGTTCCGCAGGAACCTTGGAGATAAATCGTCAGACGGAGATTTTTGCCGCTGCACGGCAGGCTGCTGCCGTTACTATGACATCATCGGAAGCTGCGGCAGCAGATGAGCAAGTGTCGGAAGTTGTAGCCGTTCCCTTACTCACTCGATCGGATCGTCGCCCTTTTTGCGTCTTGGTTTATGCAACAGATTTTCTGGACGGCGCTCAGGCCAAGTCCATAGCGCAGCTAAGCGCGCTTCATTTCCGGACATGCTTTTACCGCAAGTTTGAGCAGCTCTTTATCAAAGATTTGCTCTTGCAGCAAAAGCGGACGGACAAGGAAGCGAGCAGGCGCGACGCATTATTTTTGGCGGCCAAAAGGCTGTATGACCAATTCGACGTAACTTCGGTATTGTCCGAAATGCTAAGCAGCTTGGAGCAGTTATATCCGAATTCGGTCGCGCAATTGTATTTATCGCAGGATCATGTGAACGGCGATTCCCGTGTCAAACCGCTTGTATTTAAAAATGCGGCGCATGATCTGGTAGCCAAGTCGTTCCTGGATGGCAAGCTTGTGACCGAACAGGACCGGGATGGGACTAAGCGTCTTGCGGTACCCATGACGGGCAAGCAGGCTGCATATGGCGTTTTATGCTTAACGGTTAACGCGAGCAGTTGGGATGACGCGGACCTGCCGGCATTTGTTTTGCTGGCCGATACGGCGGGCACAGCGTTTGAGAACGCGAAGCTGTACGAGCAGTCGAATCTTCTTATTAATGAACTCAGACTGATTAACGAGCTTACAAAGAGACTTAACCAATCGCTGAAGCTCAAGGAAATTTTCAAATTTGCATCGTCAGAGCTTCTGAGCGTATTTGATGCAGATTATTGCTGCGTGCTTCAGCTTAACAAAGAGAAGAATCAATTTGTCGTTATGGCGAGCAATATCCCGGCCATGTCGAGCGAGCATTTCTCGCCAGAATACGGGTTCTGCGGCATCGTGCACCGGACGAAGGAGCCTCTTATCATTTCGGATTATTGGCACACGAGAGTCGTCAATTCGAAGCTGATGGACAATACAGGCGCACGTTCGCTTATTGCTACGCCAATTCTTGTCGATTCGGAAGTAGTCGGCGTTATTATGGTTGCTCATAAAAGCGCGAATTTCTTTTCCTATGACAATTACAAGCTGCTGCAGGTTATGTCTACGCATATCGGGCTGGCCATTACGAACGCATCGCTTCATGCCGAAGTCCGGAGAATGGTGATAACGGATAATTTGACGGGCCTGCACGCCCGCCATTATCTGAATGAGCAGATTCAAAGCCGTCAGAGGAAAGATCCGTTAGGAGCGCTGATTCTCGTCGATATCGATCATTTCAAGCAGATCAACGATACGTTTGGCCATCAGGTTGGCGATCAGATTCTGGTGCAGGTCAGCAGCATAATCCGCAGCTCGATCCGGCAGGGCGATATTGCCGCAAGATGGGGCGGGGAGGAGCTTGCAGTCTATTTGCCTGGTATTCGTTCGGAACAGGCTTACCGGATTGCAGAACGGATCCGTACTCATGTGGAAGCAGAGACTCAGCCGGTTGTGACGGTATCCTGCGGTGTCTCCGAATGGACGTTTGAGAATGAGAAAATCAGCGTGGAATCGTTGTTCTATAGAGCGGATATGGCGCTGTATGAAGCAAAAAACAACGGCAGAAACCGGATTTATATCGGACAAGCCAACTGA
- a CDS encoding NfeD family protein produces the protein MEAVFWGCLIGGALYAIISALLGDLIGHALGGILDFLSLDGHPWLNPTTLVGGITAFGGAGLLLAHYTSLGLAAVFILALAGGVVFGGSGYFLYVKPMSESENSIALSEKDLSGKIAEVITAIPSKGYGEVLVKAGAGYTNQIAASFDGDEIPGGSRVVVVEVKENTLYVSKLDPY, from the coding sequence TTGGAGGCGGTATTTTGGGGATGTCTCATTGGCGGTGCTCTATATGCTATCATCAGTGCTCTGCTTGGGGATTTGATCGGTCACGCGCTTGGCGGCATTCTTGATTTTTTGTCGCTGGACGGTCATCCGTGGCTTAATCCGACAACCTTGGTTGGGGGGATTACCGCATTTGGCGGTGCGGGGCTGCTGCTTGCGCATTACACGTCGCTTGGGCTCGCGGCCGTATTCATTCTTGCTCTTGCGGGAGGTGTGGTCTTTGGCGGCAGCGGCTATTTCCTGTACGTAAAGCCGATGAGCGAAAGCGAGAATTCGATTGCGCTCTCGGAGAAGGACCTGAGCGGCAAGATCGCGGAAGTGATTACAGCCATTCCTTCCAAGGGTTACGGCGAGGTACTGGTCAAAGCGGGAGCGGGATATACCAACCAGATTGCAGCCAGCTTTGACGGTGATGAGATACCAGGCGGTTCGCGGGTTGTTGTTGTGGAAGTAAAAGAAAATACGCTGTACGTCTCCAAGCTTGACCCTTACTAA